In a genomic window of Polycladomyces abyssicola:
- a CDS encoding CaiB/BaiF CoA transferase family protein, with product MKPLLHGIRIIDFSWYLPGPFATQRLADRGAEVIKVEPPGGDPGRRMPAVFQAYNRGKKSVVIDLKQRAGIESALRLIADADVVVESFRPGVMTQLGLGYEQVRRVKPDIVYCSLSGYGQTGPMSGLASHDLNYVSLSGALSQIKDDKGSPVHPALTWADLIGGIAASEAITTALFRRERSGEGAHLDISLTGVMASLMAHYRYQPEGIPFLSGQVVNYAIYETADGRYVSLAALEEKFWERFCKRSGREDWLKAYFSPATDENPVYEEIKRWFRSRPLQDWEAWGREADCCLTPVLEPEEVWQHPQVKHDIGNIGMSSPNAQVPELGAHTEALLKHTEKVD from the coding sequence GTGAAACCATTGCTGCATGGCATTCGTATCATTGATTTTTCATGGTATCTGCCCGGACCGTTTGCCACCCAACGGTTGGCGGACCGCGGAGCCGAGGTGATCAAAGTGGAACCGCCCGGCGGCGATCCCGGCCGACGGATGCCCGCTGTTTTCCAGGCATACAATCGCGGCAAAAAAAGTGTGGTGATCGACCTCAAACAACGGGCGGGGATAGAATCGGCCCTGCGTCTCATCGCGGACGCCGATGTGGTGGTGGAGAGTTTTCGGCCGGGTGTAATGACTCAGCTGGGCTTGGGCTACGAACAGGTTCGGAGAGTGAAACCCGACATAGTGTATTGCTCTTTATCCGGGTACGGCCAGACTGGGCCCATGAGCGGTCTCGCCAGCCACGATTTGAATTACGTGTCACTCAGCGGGGCACTGTCGCAAATCAAGGACGACAAGGGCAGTCCTGTTCACCCCGCCCTCACATGGGCCGACCTGATCGGGGGCATTGCCGCGAGCGAAGCGATTACCACCGCGCTGTTCCGTCGGGAACGATCGGGGGAAGGGGCTCATCTGGACATTTCGCTGACCGGCGTCATGGCTTCGTTGATGGCGCATTATCGATACCAGCCCGAGGGAATTCCATTTCTGAGCGGCCAGGTCGTCAATTACGCCATCTATGAAACAGCCGATGGCCGGTATGTCAGCTTGGCTGCTCTGGAAGAAAAGTTTTGGGAGCGATTTTGCAAGCGTTCGGGCAGAGAGGATTGGTTGAAAGCTTATTTTTCTCCCGCGACGGACGAGAATCCGGTTTATGAAGAGATCAAGCGTTGGTTTCGTTCCCGTCCGCTTCAAGATTGGGAGGCATGGGGGCGTGAAGCGGATTGTTGTTTGACCCCCGTCCTGGAACCGGAAGAAGTGTGGCAACATCCACAGGTGAAGCATGATATCGGCAACATCGGAATGTCTTCCCCAAACGCCCAAGTTCCCGAATTGGGCGCACACACGGAAGCGTTATTGAAGCATACGGAAAAAGTAGATTGA
- a CDS encoding class I SAM-dependent methyltransferase — MLDHAVFLLKFLRSPRSIGSIVPSSPFLAYEMMKPVDWEQLDVIVELGAGTGALTRYIHQWKKANSYALIFEKDRQLRNRLKTAYPDFLFASDARHLSRELRKHDLGQADCIFSGLPFANFPPPLRNRIIREVRRSLRPNGLFITFQYTLQMKPHLEQQFHTVEIVFTPWNIPPAFVYICRNHE; from the coding sequence GTGCTGGATCACGCCGTCTTTTTGCTGAAGTTTCTGCGATCACCCAGGAGCATTGGAAGCATTGTACCCAGTTCCCCTTTTTTGGCTTATGAAATGATGAAACCCGTCGATTGGGAACAACTGGACGTTATCGTGGAATTGGGTGCAGGAACGGGTGCATTGACGCGATACATTCACCAATGGAAAAAGGCGAACAGTTACGCCCTGATTTTCGAAAAGGATCGGCAGCTTCGGAATCGGCTGAAAACAGCGTATCCCGATTTCCTCTTCGCCTCTGATGCCCGTCACCTCTCCCGCGAGCTTCGCAAACATGACTTGGGGCAAGCGGATTGCATCTTCAGTGGGCTGCCGTTCGCCAACTTCCCCCCACCGCTGCGGAACAGGATTATTCGGGAAGTGCGACGTTCACTGAGACCCAACGGCCTATTCATCACCTTTCAATACACGCTCCAGATGAAACCACATTTGGAGCAACAGTTCCACACGGTTGAAATCGTCTTCACGCCCTGGAACATTCCGCCCGCTTTCGTATATATCTGCCGAAACCATGAATGA
- a CDS encoding antibiotic biosynthesis monooxygenase family protein encodes MYQVNNRIRIESAEQLQHLVERFRTAPESMKEVPGFISFRLLKAEDESHLLVETVFESKEAFVNWTQSEHFKRAHGGRTHQNARPDLSAYEVLIK; translated from the coding sequence ATGTATCAGGTGAACAACCGCATTCGAATCGAATCCGCGGAACAACTGCAACATCTGGTGGAACGATTCCGTACGGCACCGGAATCGATGAAGGAAGTGCCCGGATTCATCTCGTTTCGCCTGCTCAAAGCGGAAGACGAGTCCCATCTGTTGGTGGAGACCGTTTTTGAATCAAAAGAGGCCTTTGTCAACTGGACGCAAAGCGAACATTTCAAACGGGCTCACGGCGGTCGTACCCATCAAAACGCCCGACCTGATCTGTCCGCATACGAAGTATTAATCAAGTAG
- a CDS encoding N,N-dimethylformamidase beta subunit family domain-containing protein encodes MNWWNRIAQYSQKQLEQELTRREAIEKLTQLMGMVVGSSTFAPDFLKSLLMLVGQSNHLHLLQGSQPPLSEPSHATSIREENRKPGTNNWKISIPGKHLLQGYASAVSVRPGNWITFYVSSQKPYRMEIYRMGWYGGRGGRLVEKIDGFPPVSQPSTPDPETMDAGWKPTHAIRIPDHWTTGFYLNKLVDEEGRQSYIPFVVRQPVPHADFAVLIATNTYQAYNAWGGKSLYSYNSTEGIQSAKVSFNRPFDDFFGAGQFFKFEYNLIRWLEKKGYSLTYLTDMDVHLGLLEKAQVKALIIAGHSEYWSMQMRNSIETLTNNRINLAVFGANVGYWQVRFEPDKEGRPNRVMVSYKQNADRDPYYYIHPELVTTRFRDKPVLKPEDQVFGIMYAGIPDHPAPLVVSDPNHWIYEGTGLRKGDKIPGVVGGEIDRYGGKIPGVQVIAHSPIYCYGKPNYANVVWYPKPGGKAAFATGTFYWSWFLDPFGHTAQAAYNAKVERMTTNVLERLKS; translated from the coding sequence TTGAACTGGTGGAATCGCATTGCTCAGTATTCACAAAAGCAGTTGGAACAGGAGTTAACGCGACGGGAAGCGATTGAGAAATTAACTCAGTTGATGGGGATGGTCGTGGGGTCCAGCACCTTTGCACCTGATTTCCTCAAGTCGTTGTTGATGTTGGTGGGGCAATCCAATCATTTGCATTTGTTGCAGGGGAGCCAGCCACCGCTGAGCGAACCGTCACATGCAACCAGCATTCGTGAAGAAAACCGCAAACCGGGAACGAACAACTGGAAGATCTCGATCCCCGGTAAACACCTGTTGCAGGGTTACGCTTCCGCCGTATCGGTCCGTCCGGGTAACTGGATCACGTTTTACGTTTCCAGCCAGAAGCCGTATCGGATGGAGATCTATCGGATGGGTTGGTACGGTGGACGTGGGGGACGTTTGGTCGAAAAAATCGATGGATTTCCACCCGTATCACAGCCATCAACGCCTGATCCGGAAACGATGGACGCCGGTTGGAAGCCGACACACGCCATTCGCATCCCCGATCACTGGACAACCGGTTTTTATCTGAATAAACTGGTAGACGAAGAAGGGCGACAAAGCTATATACCGTTCGTCGTCCGTCAACCTGTGCCGCACGCTGATTTTGCCGTCTTGATCGCAACCAATACCTATCAAGCCTACAATGCCTGGGGCGGCAAGAGTTTGTACTCCTACAACAGCACTGAAGGAATTCAATCCGCCAAAGTTTCGTTCAACCGTCCGTTTGATGACTTCTTTGGTGCAGGTCAATTTTTCAAGTTTGAGTACAACCTCATTCGCTGGCTGGAGAAAAAAGGGTACAGCCTCACTTACCTGACAGATATGGACGTGCATCTCGGTCTGCTTGAGAAAGCGCAGGTCAAAGCGCTGATTATTGCAGGACACTCCGAATACTGGTCGATGCAGATGCGAAACAGCATCGAGACCCTTACCAACAACCGTATCAATTTGGCGGTGTTTGGTGCCAATGTCGGGTACTGGCAGGTTCGCTTTGAACCGGACAAAGAGGGACGTCCCAATCGCGTGATGGTTTCTTACAAACAAAATGCCGATCGCGATCCTTACTATTATATCCATCCGGAATTGGTCACGACGCGTTTTCGCGATAAACCGGTATTGAAGCCGGAAGATCAGGTTTTTGGCATCATGTACGCCGGAATCCCGGACCATCCCGCTCCATTGGTGGTTTCTGACCCCAATCATTGGATCTATGAAGGAACCGGTTTGAGGAAAGGGGACAAGATTCCGGGTGTAGTCGGCGGCGAGATCGATCGTTACGGTGGCAAGATCCCGGGTGTTCAGGTGATTGCCCACTCGCCGATATATTGCTACGGAAAACCCAACTATGCCAATGTGGTTTGGTATCCCAAACCGGGAGGCAAAGCGGCATTTGCGACGGGAACGTTTTATTGGAGCTGGTTCCTGGATCCGTTCGGCCATACGGCTCAGGCGGCGTACAATGCCAAGGTGGAACGGATGACGACCAATGTGCTGGAACGGTTGAAGTCATAA
- a CDS encoding fatty acid--CoA ligase translates to MYPTIGTLLEQTAERHPDREAILDLRQNRRVTYEQWNQHVNRLARALTDAGVKKGDRVSAVLYNTLELGSLFFACAKLGAVFNPINYRLSSEEIAFILRDAEPKVVVFESMVEAQIRPIAERQDDLVFWCIDRGTSSGYAQDYWELVEKAPDLSININVDEQDTFSIMYTSGTTGKPKGVMHRHRDLIEQSQILIAMTQLTPRDRGLAVAPMFHAAELHCCFLPRVHIGAGNVLLHQFDARTVLETIQREQVTMLFAAPTMWNLLLKENVEDYDLSSLRLGLYGAAPMAPSMVRTIHERLGIGLVQAYGMTEMGPAVTFLLPDEQLKKAGSAGKPAIHHEVRVVRPGTDGPSEPEEVLPPGEVGEILVRGTCLMQGYYKREEANRKALYKGWYHSGDLGYLDEEGYLWVVDRMDDMIISGGENIYPREIEDVLYEHPGVFEVAVVGEPDETWGERVVAYVVPKDHSLTEETLDAFLRESDKLSNYKRPRRYVFVEALPKNASGKIQRYRLRSGATGVSVGQEGAG, encoded by the coding sequence ATGTATCCCACGATCGGAACACTGTTGGAACAGACGGCGGAACGGCATCCGGACCGGGAAGCGATTTTGGATCTCCGTCAAAACCGGCGCGTCACCTATGAACAGTGGAACCAACACGTCAATCGGTTGGCGCGGGCATTGACGGATGCGGGGGTGAAGAAAGGAGACCGTGTTTCCGCGGTGTTGTACAACACCTTGGAATTGGGCTCCCTCTTTTTCGCCTGTGCCAAGTTGGGAGCGGTCTTCAACCCTATCAATTATCGGCTCTCCAGTGAGGAGATTGCGTTTATTCTCCGGGACGCGGAGCCGAAAGTGGTCGTCTTTGAGTCGATGGTGGAAGCACAGATCCGGCCCATCGCGGAACGACAGGATGACTTGGTGTTTTGGTGTATCGACCGAGGAACATCATCAGGATATGCACAGGATTATTGGGAATTGGTCGAGAAAGCGCCCGATCTTTCCATCAATATCAATGTGGACGAACAAGACACCTTTTCCATCATGTACACCAGCGGCACCACTGGCAAACCCAAGGGGGTCATGCACCGTCATCGCGATCTGATCGAACAGAGCCAAATCCTGATCGCCATGACGCAACTCACGCCCCGAGACCGTGGACTGGCTGTCGCACCCATGTTTCATGCGGCGGAACTGCACTGTTGTTTTCTGCCGCGGGTGCACATCGGCGCCGGCAATGTCTTGTTGCATCAATTCGATGCCCGCACCGTGTTGGAGACCATTCAGCGAGAACAAGTGACCATGTTGTTCGCTGCACCCACCATGTGGAACCTGTTGCTGAAAGAAAACGTGGAGGACTACGATTTGTCGTCCCTTCGGTTGGGACTCTATGGGGCGGCACCGATGGCACCGTCAATGGTACGAACCATTCATGAGCGGTTGGGGATCGGCTTGGTACAGGCCTACGGCATGACCGAAATGGGCCCTGCTGTCACGTTTCTCCTCCCGGATGAACAACTGAAAAAAGCAGGTTCTGCCGGGAAACCCGCCATTCATCACGAAGTGCGCGTGGTCCGGCCTGGAACGGATGGTCCCTCCGAACCGGAAGAGGTCCTCCCGCCGGGGGAAGTGGGCGAAATTCTGGTACGGGGAACTTGCTTGATGCAGGGCTATTACAAACGCGAGGAAGCCAATCGAAAAGCTTTATACAAGGGTTGGTACCACAGCGGCGATTTGGGCTATCTCGACGAAGAAGGGTATCTCTGGGTGGTGGACCGGATGGATGACATGATCATCAGCGGGGGCGAAAATATTTATCCCCGGGAGATCGAGGACGTCTTGTACGAACACCCCGGTGTGTTCGAAGTAGCCGTCGTCGGCGAGCCGGATGAAACGTGGGGAGAACGCGTCGTCGCGTATGTGGTGCCCAAGGATCATTCGTTGACGGAGGAAACATTGGATGCGTTTCTGCGGGAGAGTGACAAATTGAGCAATTACAAACGGCCCAGGCGTTACGTTTTCGTGGAAGCGCTGCCGAAAAACGCAAGCGGCAAAATTCAGCGGTATCGATTGCGTTCTGGAGCAACGGGTGTCTCCGTCGGTCAGGAGGGGGCCGGTTGA
- a CDS encoding phospho-sugar mutase produces MEAFERWMSFPDLDPGLKEELAMCRHDETEIEDRFYRHLTFGTAGLRGLIGAGTNRMNRYTVRRASEGFARYLLNQSDAPEKGVVIGYDSRHGSLDFAREAAGVFAHHGIQVYLFDELCPTPMLSFAIRHLGAAGGVMITASHNPAEYNGYKVFAEDGGQISSDTAHRIIQQIEQVENELTIPCMPIEKAIETGRLHIMGEAIRSAYTSRLRALSLHPDLAKRMNKPLRIVFTPLHGTGNKPVRRILRELGYEHVYTVSEQEHPDPNFSTVTSPNPEDPRAFDMALALARERDAHLVIGTDPDADRLGVWVRVREGKYQPLNGNQIGALLLYYLLEQKKQQGDLPENGAVIKSIVTSDLGQSIAQSYSITMEETLTGFKYIAAKIEEYEKSGRHTFLFGYEESYGYLAGSFVRDKDAVQAAMLCCEMAAYYNEKGKNLVNVLNDLYRRYGTYREDLLSLTLEGKAGQETITRIMERLRGKPLSDIGGFSVRECQDYLKGIDGLPSADVLKYRLEDGSWVAVRPSGTEPKIKFYFSVVADNAERAEQTLHQLQTSIRSLIRPFTEKDQ; encoded by the coding sequence ATGGAAGCTTTCGAAAGATGGATGTCGTTTCCCGATTTGGATCCCGGGCTAAAAGAAGAGTTGGCGATGTGCCGACATGACGAAACGGAAATCGAGGACCGGTTCTACCGCCACCTCACGTTTGGTACCGCAGGGCTGCGCGGGCTGATCGGTGCGGGAACCAACCGGATGAACCGTTACACCGTCCGCCGCGCCAGTGAAGGTTTTGCTCGGTATTTGCTCAATCAGTCCGATGCCCCGGAAAAGGGGGTTGTCATCGGCTACGATTCCCGCCACGGGTCGTTAGATTTCGCCCGGGAAGCGGCGGGGGTGTTCGCCCATCACGGCATCCAGGTCTACCTGTTCGACGAATTGTGCCCCACACCGATGCTGTCGTTTGCCATTCGCCATTTGGGGGCGGCGGGCGGCGTCATGATCACCGCCAGCCACAACCCGGCGGAATATAACGGATACAAAGTGTTCGCCGAAGATGGCGGGCAGATCTCTTCCGATACAGCACACCGTATCATTCAGCAAATCGAACAGGTCGAAAACGAACTGACCATCCCTTGTATGCCGATAGAAAAAGCGATTGAAACGGGACGCCTTCACATAATGGGAGAAGCCATCCGCAGTGCATATACGAGTCGGTTGCGTGCGCTGTCCTTGCATCCCGATTTGGCAAAACGGATGAATAAGCCGCTGCGCATCGTATTCACCCCGTTGCACGGGACCGGCAACAAGCCTGTACGCCGCATTCTGCGGGAGCTGGGTTATGAACACGTCTACACAGTATCCGAGCAGGAGCATCCTGATCCCAACTTCTCTACAGTCACGTCGCCCAATCCGGAGGACCCCCGCGCTTTCGACATGGCGCTGGCGCTCGCCCGGGAACGGGACGCTCATCTGGTGATCGGCACTGATCCGGATGCTGACCGCCTGGGAGTTTGGGTACGCGTGCGTGAAGGAAAATACCAACCGCTCAACGGGAATCAGATTGGCGCATTGTTGTTGTATTACCTCTTGGAACAGAAGAAGCAACAGGGCGACCTCCCTGAAAACGGCGCTGTGATCAAATCCATCGTCACTTCGGACCTGGGCCAATCAATCGCCCAATCCTACAGCATCACGATGGAAGAAACCTTGACCGGATTCAAGTATATCGCCGCCAAAATCGAGGAGTACGAAAAAAGCGGCCGTCATACATTCCTGTTCGGATACGAGGAAAGCTACGGCTATCTGGCGGGTTCATTTGTGCGGGACAAAGACGCCGTTCAAGCCGCAATGCTGTGCTGTGAGATGGCCGCCTACTACAACGAAAAAGGAAAGAACCTGGTCAATGTGTTGAACGACCTGTACCGGCGGTACGGCACCTATCGGGAAGACTTGCTCTCATTGACCCTGGAAGGAAAAGCGGGACAGGAAACGATCACCCGCATCATGGAGCGGTTGCGTGGAAAGCCGTTGTCCGACATCGGTGGCTTCTCCGTACGAGAATGTCAAGATTATCTGAAAGGGATCGACGGGCTGCCTTCTGCGGACGTATTGAAATACCGCCTCGAAGACGGCAGTTGGGTTGCCGTTCGACCGTCGGGGACCGAGCCGAAGATCAAATTTTATTTCAGCGTAGTGGCCGACAATGCAGAACGTGCCGAACAAACCTTGCATCAGCTGCAAACGTCGATCCGTTCGCTGATCCGCCCCTTTACAGAAAAAGACCAATGA
- a CDS encoding acyl-CoA dehydrogenase family protein: protein MKLAHQEELQVFRQTFRRFLEKEAVPHYEQWEKDRLIPRSFWKKMGENGWLCPTVEERYGGAGADWLYAVAIIEEMERVGSGLAGIALHNEIVVPYLTAYGTEEQKQRWLPGCVSGDLITAIAMTEPGTGSDLANITTTARREGDVYVLNGQKTFITNGIHADLIIVVCKTDPSAEPKHKGISLLVVERGTPGFERGKKLEKVGLHCLDTAELFFDECRVPVRNLLGEEGKGFYYLMNQLQQERLVVALSAWVAAEEMFRTTLDYVKKRTAFGRPIGQFQHTQFTMAEMATEIELGRAFLERLIEEHRKGVDCVTEVSMAKWWLTEMAKRVAAQCMQLHGGYGYMEEYPIARRFRDIAVTSIYAGTNEIMKSIIARRLGLGEGR, encoded by the coding sequence ATGAAGTTGGCACACCAAGAGGAGTTACAGGTGTTTCGCCAAACATTCCGTCGCTTTCTGGAAAAGGAAGCTGTACCCCATTACGAGCAGTGGGAAAAGGATCGGCTGATCCCTCGATCATTTTGGAAGAAGATGGGGGAGAACGGCTGGCTTTGTCCCACCGTGGAAGAGCGGTACGGCGGAGCGGGTGCCGATTGGTTGTACGCGGTGGCCATCATCGAGGAGATGGAACGCGTCGGTTCCGGTTTGGCCGGCATTGCGCTGCACAATGAAATCGTGGTTCCCTATCTTACCGCTTATGGTACGGAGGAGCAAAAACAACGTTGGTTGCCGGGATGTGTCAGCGGTGACTTGATTACGGCCATCGCCATGACGGAACCGGGAACGGGTTCCGACCTGGCCAATATCACCACGACGGCCCGACGCGAAGGGGACGTTTATGTGCTGAACGGGCAAAAAACCTTCATCACCAACGGTATTCATGCTGACTTGATCATCGTGGTGTGCAAAACCGATCCCAGCGCAGAACCGAAACACAAAGGGATCAGTCTGCTCGTGGTGGAACGCGGAACACCGGGATTTGAAAGAGGGAAGAAGTTGGAGAAAGTGGGCTTGCACTGTCTGGACACAGCGGAACTCTTTTTTGACGAGTGTCGCGTGCCGGTCCGCAATCTTCTGGGTGAAGAAGGAAAAGGGTTTTACTATCTGATGAACCAGCTGCAACAGGAGCGTTTGGTGGTGGCACTGTCCGCTTGGGTGGCGGCTGAAGAGATGTTTCGAACAACATTGGACTACGTAAAAAAGCGGACGGCATTTGGAAGGCCGATCGGCCAGTTTCAACACACGCAATTCACCATGGCGGAGATGGCTACGGAGATCGAACTGGGGCGGGCCTTTCTCGAACGTCTGATCGAAGAACACAGGAAAGGCGTTGACTGTGTCACCGAGGTCTCGATGGCCAAATGGTGGCTGACCGAGATGGCCAAGCGCGTGGCCGCACAGTGCATGCAACTGCACGGTGGTTACGGATACATGGAGGAATACCCGATCGCACGGAGATTCCGGGACATCGCTGTCACCTCCATTTACGCGGGAACCAATGAGATCATGAAATCCATTATCGCCAGACGCTTGGGATTGGGAGAGGGAAGGTGA